A single window of Rhipicephalus microplus isolate Deutch F79 chromosome 5, USDA_Rmic, whole genome shotgun sequence DNA harbors:
- the LOC142817941 gene encoding uncharacterized protein LOC142817941 isoform X2 produces the protein MFSLTVQAYVTAGTVIIQRMWRRSMHGSLIWKDCNLLGSFEGTKLPNSWLQGRSISIRQDTGVNNNVPAVTRGLVLHGHEQCIKNRAQKTNKYKGTASDCSPAQSLQQQKEHIAMSGAAAA, from the exons atgttctccctaactgtgcaagcctatgtcactgctgggactgttatcattcagcggatgtggcgtagaagcatgcatggcagcctcatctggaaggactgcaatctgcttgggagcttcgagggcacaaaactgcctaacagctggctgcaag gacgcagcatatccatccggcaagacactggtgtcaacaataatg ttccagcagtaacaaggggtttggtgctccacggtcatgaacagtgtatcaagaacagagcacagaagaccaacaagtataaagggactgccagtgactgttctcctgctcaaagtttacaacagcagaaagagcacattgcgATGTCAGgggcagctgctgcttaa
- the LOC142817941 gene encoding uncharacterized protein LOC142817941 isoform X1 yields the protein MFSLTVQAYVTAGTVIIQRMWRRSMHGSLIWKDCNLLGSFEGTKLPNSWLQAYFSSRAMQLAHTQSKSWSAPLMFCAGRSISIRQDTGVNNNVPAVTRGLVLHGHEQCIKNRAQKTNKYKGTASDCSPAQSLQQQKEHIAMSGAAAA from the exons atgttctccctaactgtgcaagcctatgtcactgctgggactgttatcattcagcggatgtggcgtagaagcatgcatggcagcctcatctggaaggactgcaatctgcttgggagcttcgagggcacaaaactgcctaacagctggctgcaag cctatttcagcagcagagcgatgcagctagcacacacgcaatccaagtcatggagcgctcctttgatgttctgtgcaggacgcagcatatccatccggcaagacactggtgtcaacaataatg ttccagcagtaacaaggggtttggtgctccacggtcatgaacagtgtatcaagaacagagcacagaagaccaacaagtataaagggactgccagtgactgttctcctgctcaaagtttacaacagcagaaagagcacattgcgATGTCAGgggcagctgctgcttaa